From the genome of Phytohabitans rumicis, one region includes:
- a CDS encoding DUF72 domain-containing protein, with protein sequence MWTHKPWQGRFLPHPLPPDERLRAYASHCNAVEGNTTFYATPARSAVASWARQTDPDFRFVVKLPKTITHERRLAGADEEVRAFLDAIEPLGPRAHALWLQLPGSFAPDDVPVLAGFLRRLPTIHRYAVEVRHRAFFEDARSATVLEDVLARAGAEWIPFDTVAFFQRPPTSDAERDAWTKKPRMPRRSRALTDRPIVRYLGRDATASTVEGWRHWVEMATGWLREGRSPTVFIHTPDNADALALARRFHDEVRAGVPDLAPLPEPVPAAPPTLF encoded by the coding sequence ATGTGGACCCACAAGCCATGGCAAGGACGCTTCCTCCCGCATCCGCTTCCGCCCGACGAACGCCTGCGGGCCTACGCCAGCCACTGCAACGCGGTCGAGGGCAACACGACGTTCTACGCCACCCCGGCGCGCAGCGCGGTGGCCTCGTGGGCGCGCCAGACCGACCCCGACTTCCGGTTCGTGGTCAAGCTGCCCAAGACCATCACCCATGAACGCCGGCTGGCCGGCGCCGACGAGGAAGTGCGCGCGTTCCTGGACGCCATCGAGCCGCTGGGCCCGCGGGCCCACGCGCTCTGGTTGCAACTGCCGGGCTCCTTCGCGCCCGACGACGTCCCGGTCCTCGCCGGCTTTCTGCGCCGCCTGCCCACCATCCACCGGTACGCCGTGGAGGTCCGCCATCGCGCCTTCTTCGAGGATGCCCGGTCCGCGACGGTGCTCGAAGACGTGCTCGCCCGCGCGGGCGCGGAGTGGATCCCGTTCGACACGGTCGCGTTCTTCCAGCGCCCGCCGACCAGCGACGCCGAGCGGGACGCCTGGACCAAGAAGCCGCGCATGCCACGCCGGTCGCGCGCGCTGACCGACCGCCCGATCGTCCGGTACCTCGGCCGGGACGCCACCGCGAGCACCGTCGAGGGCTGGCGGCACTGGGTCGAGATGGCCACCGGGTGGCTGCGCGAAGGCAGATCGCCGACCGTGTTCATCCACACCCCGGACAACGCCGACGCGCTCGCGCTCGCCCGCCGCTTCCACGACGAGGTACGCGCCGGCGTGCCCGACCTCGCCCCGCTGCCCGAACCGGTGCCGGCCGCACCCCCGACTCTCTTCTGA
- a CDS encoding ATP-binding protein, which produces MGDERWLDGLAAFAVRELPRPAPRLDGAAPDDGGQRQRAAAVAAAFHAAGPETATVGIAWCRPSAQQPVGVWALGDVIGSRTVDGGLTLSLPIGARATAVPEGVAAELRSLPVWTRVGAIADALALDTGDGPERAQARLSLPEALLAVWHEPFAWLIAATAVSLDEIADRAADIAEQARDARSRAQSSAEYAVRSTRLERQLGELRLASTTGLWRVHLLAGGTDERSARRIGATLAGAADLAGLPHVLVPTGVTGPLDDALYHPAWGSAPADAPFFAPSRLVAALLEPPRREVPGLRLRLPPDFDTTPEADALAGTDVVHLGRVLDGNGAPVGALPVAAASLVRHVFVAGATGAGKSQTVRNLLEEATRIGVPWLVIEPSKAEYRAMAARLPGVPVMVVRPGDVDTAPAGLNPLEPAAGFPLQTHVDLVRALFNAAFDAEEPFPQVLSAALIRCYERQGWHLALNRPQDGARRPRYPTLTDLQRAAEEVVADIGYGREVTDNVRGFIRVRLASLRLGTTGRFFEGGHPLDFAEVLRNPVIFELEDVGDDQDKAFLMGTLLIRLTEHLRVDSRRADGGSGRPELRHLTVIEEAHRLLRRQTEQGPGAHAVEMFAALLAEIRAYGEGIVIAEQIPTKLIPDVIKNTAVKILHRLPALDDRQAVGATMNLTDGQSAYLVTLPPGTAAVFTDGMDYPVLARMPDGTAREAVPVAPGTPARLVGRRSATCGPECVRRPCSLAEIGIASQLPRGPERSWWRLWAELCVVAHLTGWTAPRPRADLLAGARGLPRRTFDCVVGHLADAAVAVRSEIVTRSADPDALAAHIAHTMRAQLTRATPCAAEEPQWLARSFRWSLVWDELKRTARDRPDAPPHPRAAEWQERYGRTLPRTSAADQLATVQQWYQDDERDKRTRHEVFFGTHRPSAIETVLAATAPDDPWPARLDRALADFPNTRWARRYLGAPPP; this is translated from the coding sequence ATGGGTGACGAACGATGGCTGGACGGCCTAGCCGCGTTCGCCGTTCGGGAGTTGCCCAGACCTGCGCCGCGGCTCGACGGTGCCGCCCCCGACGACGGCGGGCAGCGGCAGCGGGCCGCGGCCGTCGCCGCCGCCTTCCACGCCGCCGGGCCGGAAACCGCCACGGTCGGGATCGCGTGGTGCCGGCCGTCCGCGCAGCAACCGGTCGGCGTGTGGGCGCTGGGCGACGTGATCGGTTCCCGCACCGTCGACGGCGGCCTGACGTTGAGCCTGCCGATCGGTGCCCGCGCGACCGCCGTACCGGAGGGCGTCGCGGCCGAACTGCGGTCGCTTCCAGTGTGGACACGCGTCGGCGCGATCGCCGACGCGCTGGCGCTGGACACCGGCGACGGGCCCGAACGGGCGCAGGCGCGGCTGTCCCTGCCGGAGGCGTTGCTGGCGGTGTGGCACGAGCCGTTCGCCTGGCTGATCGCGGCGACGGCGGTCAGCCTCGACGAGATCGCCGACCGCGCCGCCGACATCGCGGAGCAGGCACGCGACGCCAGGTCGCGGGCGCAGTCCTCGGCGGAGTACGCGGTGCGCTCGACCCGGCTCGAACGCCAGCTCGGCGAGTTGCGGCTCGCGTCCACGACCGGGCTGTGGCGGGTGCACCTGCTCGCTGGCGGAACGGACGAGCGTTCGGCCCGGCGGATCGGCGCGACGCTCGCCGGGGCGGCCGACCTGGCCGGCCTGCCGCACGTGCTGGTGCCGACCGGGGTGACCGGTCCCCTCGACGACGCGCTGTACCACCCGGCCTGGGGATCGGCTCCGGCCGACGCGCCGTTCTTCGCCCCGTCGCGCCTGGTCGCGGCGCTGTTGGAGCCGCCGCGCCGGGAGGTGCCGGGCCTCCGGCTGCGGCTGCCGCCGGACTTCGACACCACACCGGAGGCGGACGCGTTGGCCGGGACGGACGTGGTGCATCTCGGCCGGGTGCTGGACGGCAACGGGGCACCGGTCGGCGCGCTGCCGGTCGCCGCGGCCAGCCTGGTGCGGCACGTGTTCGTCGCCGGCGCGACCGGTGCCGGCAAGTCGCAGACCGTCCGGAACCTGCTGGAAGAGGCCACCCGGATCGGCGTGCCGTGGCTCGTCATCGAACCGTCCAAAGCGGAGTACCGGGCGATGGCCGCGCGCCTGCCCGGCGTGCCGGTGATGGTGGTCCGCCCCGGCGACGTCGACACCGCGCCGGCCGGGCTGAACCCCCTCGAACCGGCGGCCGGGTTTCCCCTGCAGACCCACGTCGACCTGGTGCGCGCGCTGTTCAACGCCGCGTTCGACGCGGAAGAGCCGTTTCCGCAGGTGCTCAGCGCCGCGCTCATCCGCTGCTACGAACGCCAGGGCTGGCACCTGGCGCTCAACCGGCCGCAGGACGGCGCGCGGCGGCCGCGCTACCCGACCCTGACGGATCTGCAGCGGGCCGCCGAGGAGGTGGTCGCCGACATCGGGTACGGCCGCGAGGTCACCGACAACGTGCGGGGCTTCATCCGGGTACGCCTGGCGAGCCTGCGGCTGGGCACCACCGGCCGGTTCTTCGAGGGCGGCCACCCGCTCGACTTCGCCGAGGTACTGCGCAACCCGGTCATCTTCGAGCTGGAGGACGTCGGCGACGACCAGGACAAGGCGTTCCTCATGGGCACCCTGCTCATCCGGCTGACCGAGCACCTGCGGGTGGACAGCCGGCGGGCGGACGGCGGGTCCGGCCGGCCCGAACTGCGCCACCTCACCGTCATCGAGGAGGCGCACCGGCTGCTGCGCCGCCAGACCGAGCAGGGTCCGGGCGCGCACGCGGTGGAGATGTTCGCCGCGCTGCTGGCGGAGATCCGCGCGTACGGCGAGGGCATCGTCATCGCCGAGCAGATCCCGACGAAGCTCATCCCCGACGTCATCAAGAACACCGCGGTCAAGATCCTGCACCGGTTGCCGGCCCTGGACGACCGGCAGGCCGTCGGCGCCACGATGAACCTGACCGACGGGCAGTCGGCGTACCTCGTCACGCTGCCACCGGGCACCGCCGCCGTCTTCACCGACGGCATGGACTATCCGGTGCTGGCCCGCATGCCGGACGGCACCGCCCGGGAGGCCGTGCCCGTCGCGCCGGGAACGCCCGCGCGGCTGGTCGGCCGGCGCAGCGCCACCTGCGGACCGGAGTGCGTACGGCGGCCGTGCAGCCTGGCCGAGATCGGCATCGCCAGCCAGCTTCCCCGTGGCCCGGAACGGTCGTGGTGGCGGCTCTGGGCGGAGTTGTGCGTGGTCGCGCACCTCACCGGATGGACCGCGCCGCGCCCGCGCGCCGACCTGCTCGCCGGGGCTCGTGGCCTGCCCCGGCGGACGTTCGACTGCGTGGTGGGCCACCTCGCCGACGCCGCGGTCGCCGTACGGTCGGAGATCGTGACGCGGTCCGCCGACCCCGACGCGCTGGCCGCGCACATCGCGCACACCATGCGCGCCCAGCTCACCCGGGCCACACCCTGTGCGGCGGAGGAGCCGCAGTGGCTGGCCCGGTCCTTCCGCTGGAGCCTGGTCTGGGACGAGCTCAAGCGGACGGCCCGCGACCGGCCGGACGCGCCGCCGCACCCGCGTGCCGCCGAGTGGCAGGAGCGGTACGGCCGCACGCTCCCGCGGACCAGCGCCGCGGACCAGCTGGCCACGGTCCAGCAGTGGTACCAGGACGACGAGCGCGACAAGCGGACCCGCCATGAGGTCTTCTTCGGCACCCACCGGCCGTCCGCGATCGAGACGGTGCTCGCCGCCACGGCCCCGGACGACCCCTGGCCGGCCCGGTTGGACCGAGCCCTGGCCGACTTTCCCAACACCCGCTGGGCGCGGCGCTATCTCGGCGCCCCGCCGCCCTAA
- a CDS encoding glycoside hydrolase family 5 protein, with amino-acid sequence MPRRRNLAIAAIAAAVVAAGWAVLPIANAETEGDTVRMVQPESTAETAAAPEVLAGPAGSPVAVNGQLRVCDVNLCNEAGEPIQLRGMSSHGIQFFPDCLNPDSLAALRNDWLADFVRISMYVQEGGFETDPAGFTSKVNEAVETATTLGLYAIIDFHILTPGDPNFNLERAKTFFADVAAAHADKPNVIYEIANEPNGVSWDDIKSYAEQVIPVVRAADPDGVVLVGTRGFSSLGLTDGSDESEIINDPVDADNIMYTFHFYAASHGADRRAVVDRAAASLPLFVSEFGTQTFTGDGPNDLASATEWLDLLKSHKIGYAMWSFSDGRESNSAFQQGTCQGTEYAGTDVLTESGNFIRDRIRSGSTSQ; translated from the coding sequence ATGCCTCGACGCCGCAACCTCGCCATCGCCGCCATCGCCGCCGCCGTCGTCGCCGCCGGGTGGGCGGTGCTACCCATCGCGAACGCCGAGACCGAGGGCGACACGGTGCGCATGGTCCAACCCGAGAGCACGGCCGAGACGGCGGCCGCGCCCGAGGTGCTGGCCGGGCCGGCGGGGTCGCCGGTCGCGGTCAACGGGCAGCTGCGCGTGTGCGACGTCAACCTCTGCAACGAGGCCGGCGAGCCGATCCAGTTGCGCGGCATGAGCAGCCACGGCATCCAGTTCTTCCCGGACTGCCTCAACCCGGACTCGCTGGCGGCGCTCCGCAACGACTGGCTGGCCGACTTCGTCCGCATCTCGATGTACGTGCAGGAGGGCGGCTTCGAGACCGACCCCGCCGGCTTCACCAGCAAGGTGAACGAGGCCGTCGAGACGGCGACCACGCTGGGCCTCTACGCCATCATCGACTTTCACATCCTCACGCCGGGTGATCCCAACTTCAACCTGGAGCGGGCGAAGACGTTCTTCGCGGACGTCGCCGCCGCGCACGCCGACAAGCCGAACGTCATCTACGAGATCGCGAACGAGCCCAACGGGGTGAGCTGGGATGACATCAAGAGCTACGCCGAGCAGGTCATTCCCGTCGTACGCGCGGCCGACCCGGATGGCGTGGTGCTTGTCGGCACCCGTGGCTTCTCGTCGCTGGGCCTGACCGACGGCAGCGACGAGAGCGAGATCATCAACGACCCGGTCGACGCCGACAACATCATGTACACGTTCCACTTCTACGCCGCCTCGCACGGTGCGGACCGGCGTGCGGTGGTCGACCGGGCGGCGGCGAGCCTGCCGCTGTTCGTCAGCGAGTTCGGCACCCAGACGTTCACCGGTGACGGCCCCAACGACCTGGCGAGCGCGACCGAGTGGCTCGACCTGCTGAAGAGCCACAAGATCGGGTACGCGATGTGGAGCTTCTCCGACGGCCGGGAGAGCAACTCCGCGTTCCAGCAGGGCACGTGCCAGGGCACCGAGTACGCCGGCACGGACGTGCTCACCGAGTCCGGAAACTTCATCCGGGACCGCATCCGCTCCGGATCCACCAGCCAGTAG
- a CDS encoding DedA family protein: MQWLNDLLGGLPPVLVYAVVGALVAGEVAVTAGLVLPAATALIALGLLANAGTVDIAPSLGVAVGAAWLGGTLAYRSGRRLGSRARTTRFGRWIGPRRWERADRLFTRYGGRALFLGQWVVVARTLVPRLAGMNGVPYRRFAAWHTPAAVLWAVWLVGASYGLGASYDRVASRLGHASGALAVLVGMIVVLVLAGRWIGRHPDPIRASGALLGRLPLVRAVAGRDAPAWSWRGRLERRYPLLGPAFDVALSVALLSALAALLVVATPVIVRFSGLDAVDASVAAWARSEWASDTYLFALSAATSVAPEGVIGAAAVVSIARWCWVWWRGGHRLRRDDAVGILAALGPVLPVVLLAAVLEALIPPVSTARGLAPDGWRAPESIVLPPVAEFDGQLPPADAAGALAGLAAGETALLAAAVGLLTWLLTRRAPRPLRVAAWTAAIGYVVVCGGGWVFIGWSRTSETVAALLLGAAWTAFNAAIWSARRTGGAAPNRRHRSNMIFARGRRSGRSPGGEPAGDTRRPAEHSGVARRRPGRGPAGPA; encoded by the coding sequence GTGCAGTGGCTTAACGATCTACTCGGTGGGCTGCCGCCGGTGCTCGTGTACGCCGTCGTGGGCGCGCTCGTCGCCGGCGAGGTCGCGGTCACCGCCGGCCTCGTGCTGCCGGCCGCGACCGCGCTCATCGCGCTCGGCCTGCTCGCCAACGCGGGAACGGTCGACATCGCGCCGTCGCTCGGCGTTGCGGTCGGAGCGGCCTGGCTCGGCGGCACGCTGGCGTACCGGTCGGGCCGGCGGCTGGGGTCGCGCGCCCGCACCACCCGTTTCGGCCGCTGGATCGGGCCCCGACGCTGGGAACGCGCCGACCGGCTCTTCACCCGGTACGGCGGCCGCGCCCTCTTCCTCGGCCAGTGGGTCGTGGTCGCGCGCACCCTCGTCCCGCGCCTCGCCGGGATGAACGGCGTGCCGTACCGCCGGTTCGCGGCCTGGCACACGCCGGCGGCGGTGCTGTGGGCGGTGTGGTTGGTGGGCGCGAGCTACGGCCTGGGCGCCTCGTACGACCGGGTCGCCAGCCGGCTCGGACACGCCAGCGGCGCCCTCGCGGTCCTGGTCGGCATGATCGTCGTACTCGTGCTCGCCGGCCGGTGGATCGGCCGGCACCCCGACCCGATCCGGGCGTCCGGCGCGCTGCTCGGCCGCCTCCCGCTGGTCCGGGCCGTGGCCGGCCGTGACGCGCCGGCGTGGTCGTGGCGCGGGCGCCTCGAACGCCGGTACCCGCTCCTGGGCCCGGCGTTCGACGTCGCGCTCAGCGTGGCGCTGCTGTCCGCGTTGGCCGCCCTGCTCGTCGTCGCGACGCCGGTGATCGTGCGGTTCAGCGGGCTGGACGCGGTGGACGCGTCGGTCGCCGCCTGGGCCCGCTCCGAATGGGCGTCGGACACCTACCTGTTCGCGCTCTCCGCCGCGACCAGCGTCGCGCCGGAGGGAGTGATCGGGGCTGCCGCCGTGGTGTCGATCGCGCGCTGGTGCTGGGTCTGGTGGCGCGGCGGGCACCGGCTGCGCCGCGACGACGCGGTCGGCATCCTCGCCGCACTGGGACCGGTGCTGCCAGTGGTCCTCCTCGCGGCCGTCCTGGAGGCGCTGATCCCGCCGGTGTCGACCGCCCGCGGCCTCGCGCCGGACGGGTGGCGCGCGCCCGAGTCGATCGTGCTGCCGCCGGTGGCCGAGTTCGACGGCCAACTCCCGCCGGCCGACGCCGCTGGCGCGCTCGCCGGCCTCGCCGCCGGTGAGACGGCGCTGCTGGCCGCCGCCGTCGGGCTGCTGACCTGGCTGTTGACCCGGCGCGCGCCGCGTCCGCTGCGGGTCGCGGCCTGGACAGCCGCCATCGGGTACGTCGTGGTCTGCGGCGGCGGGTGGGTCTTCATCGGCTGGAGCCGCACCAGCGAGACGGTCGCCGCGCTCCTGCTCGGGGCGGCGTGGACGGCGTTCAACGCGGCGATCTGGTCCGCCCGGCGTACCGGGGGCGCGGCACCGAACCGCCGGCATCGATCGAATATGATCTTCGCCCGTGGGAGACGATCGGGGCGCAGTCCGGGCGGTGAGCCTGCGGGCGACACACGCCGACCGGCGGAGCACAGTGGAGTTGCTCGACGCCGCCCTGGACGAGGGCCGGCTGGACCCGCGTGA
- a CDS encoding DUF1707 domain-containing protein, translating to MGDDRGAVRAVSLRATHADRRSTVELLDAALDEGRLDPREHDTRVRAAQAAKRPGELAKLVADLPDRPGVWEWTDHLRIRATDRQRATTWLGDGLAAGVLTAEEHERRLAKIAAAVTYESLRKQLDGVPGPPGTVRERLFVTATDRERLTARLARALADDRIGADDHAELRDAVAAAKRYGDLDRASAALDESAGQDPRAEVIRRLDAAYADGQIGAADHERRTSAAKVAGRNADLRALLDGLTEPAKGATPEWIVGRAKSTLAKHLLTDAERKQTARALERALHEGRLDLDEYDERVRDAYAAQEAAQLRPLLVDVVAPAGAPERPDKAARRSAPGRLLGVLAVAGALVAGTLGVVAWRSGDPAPAPGTPAARTDVKVAWAAPLDRPTGIQAVGNWVTGSALIRARTDQVTAYDLADGRVRWTFPVPGRNELCTMSRETEDGIGLIGFGPDDSGVKCTTIAALDLGTGQLLWQRSRKVYEGGSAAQGAVSDEVGIAAGTAIVKEPAGFVAVGLRDNKEKWRTAVRGESCTAYSVTASGTDVALLSACEDKSARLSMVDPASGRVRFGTDLRLHDDDHLVAVVENKKTTIVLSTTPLVVRTSDDGSRTRDAVISFDGQGRRRATVPLSQDDLDVAPHQLPAPFGWSDSFIARPPRAFAVFGDTLIAPVMLAGGTGEDRLAAFSLADGRRLWQVELGAPVATATADGERFVVATTDARIRAFSAADGRALGDTRIDAPEDSVYGPYELWPAGDRYAISHVEGSAGPPPALVLG from the coding sequence GTGGGAGACGATCGGGGCGCAGTCCGGGCGGTGAGCCTGCGGGCGACACACGCCGACCGGCGGAGCACAGTGGAGTTGCTCGACGCCGCCCTGGACGAGGGCCGGCTGGACCCGCGTGAGCACGACACCCGGGTACGCGCCGCGCAGGCCGCCAAGCGCCCCGGGGAGCTGGCGAAACTGGTGGCCGACCTGCCGGACCGCCCCGGCGTGTGGGAGTGGACCGACCACCTGCGCATCCGGGCCACCGATCGCCAGCGGGCCACGACCTGGCTCGGGGACGGGCTCGCCGCGGGCGTGCTGACCGCCGAGGAGCACGAGCGGCGGCTGGCGAAGATCGCCGCGGCGGTCACGTACGAGTCGCTGAGGAAGCAGCTCGACGGCGTACCCGGCCCGCCGGGCACGGTCCGCGAGCGGCTGTTCGTCACGGCGACGGACCGCGAACGCCTGACCGCCCGGCTGGCCCGGGCGCTGGCCGACGACCGGATCGGGGCGGACGACCACGCCGAGCTCCGGGACGCCGTCGCGGCGGCGAAGCGGTACGGCGACCTGGACCGGGCGTCGGCCGCGCTGGACGAGTCCGCCGGCCAGGACCCGCGCGCGGAGGTGATCCGGCGGCTGGACGCCGCGTACGCCGACGGCCAGATCGGGGCGGCCGACCACGAACGGCGGACCAGCGCCGCCAAGGTGGCCGGGCGCAACGCCGACCTGCGGGCGCTGCTCGACGGGCTGACCGAGCCGGCCAAGGGCGCGACCCCCGAGTGGATCGTCGGGCGGGCCAAGTCGACACTGGCCAAGCACCTGCTCACCGATGCCGAGCGCAAGCAGACCGCGCGGGCGCTCGAACGCGCCCTGCACGAGGGCCGCCTGGACCTCGATGAGTACGACGAGCGGGTGCGCGACGCGTACGCGGCGCAGGAGGCGGCCCAGCTCCGGCCGCTGCTGGTCGACGTCGTCGCCCCGGCCGGCGCCCCCGAGCGGCCGGACAAGGCGGCGCGGCGGTCGGCTCCGGGCCGGTTGCTCGGCGTGCTGGCCGTGGCCGGCGCGCTGGTCGCCGGGACGCTGGGCGTGGTCGCCTGGCGCTCCGGCGACCCGGCGCCGGCACCCGGTACCCCGGCCGCCCGGACCGATGTCAAGGTCGCGTGGGCGGCGCCCCTGGACCGCCCGACGGGCATCCAGGCCGTCGGCAACTGGGTGACGGGTTCGGCACTCATCCGGGCCCGCACCGACCAGGTCACCGCGTACGACCTCGCGGACGGGCGGGTGCGGTGGACCTTCCCGGTGCCCGGCCGCAACGAGCTGTGCACGATGAGCCGGGAGACCGAGGACGGCATCGGTCTGATCGGCTTCGGCCCGGACGACAGCGGCGTGAAGTGCACGACCATCGCCGCGCTCGACCTCGGCACCGGCCAGCTGCTGTGGCAGCGGTCCCGCAAGGTGTACGAGGGCGGCTCCGCCGCGCAGGGCGCGGTCAGCGACGAGGTCGGGATCGCGGCTGGCACAGCCATCGTCAAGGAGCCGGCCGGCTTCGTCGCCGTCGGCCTGCGCGACAACAAGGAGAAATGGCGCACCGCGGTGCGGGGCGAGTCGTGCACGGCGTACTCGGTGACCGCCTCCGGCACCGACGTGGCGCTGCTGTCGGCGTGCGAGGACAAGTCCGCCCGGCTGTCCATGGTGGATCCGGCATCCGGCCGGGTCCGCTTCGGCACCGACCTTCGACTGCACGACGACGACCATCTCGTAGCCGTGGTGGAGAACAAGAAAACCACCATCGTGCTGTCGACCACGCCACTGGTCGTCCGCACCTCTGACGACGGCAGCCGTACGCGCGACGCGGTCATCTCGTTCGATGGGCAGGGGCGGCGGCGCGCGACCGTACCGCTGTCGCAGGACGACCTCGACGTGGCGCCCCACCAGCTTCCCGCGCCGTTCGGGTGGTCGGACTCGTTTATCGCCCGGCCACCGCGTGCGTTCGCCGTCTTCGGCGACACGCTCATCGCGCCGGTCATGCTGGCCGGTGGCACGGGCGAGGACCGGCTGGCCGCGTTCTCCCTCGCGGACGGGCGCCGGCTGTGGCAGGTCGAGCTCGGGGCGCCGGTCGCGACCGCGACCGCCGACGGCGAACGCTTCGTCGTGGCCACCACCGACGCGAGAATCCGCGCCTTCTCGGCCGCCGACGGCCGCGCCCTGGGCGACACCCGGATCGATGCCCCGGAGGACTCGGTGTACGGACCGTACGAGCTGTGGCCCGCCGGCGACCGGTACGCGATCAGCCACGTGGAGGGGTCGGCCGGACCGCCGCCGGCCCTCGTGCTCGGCTGA